From one Heliomicrobium gestii genomic stretch:
- a CDS encoding RidA family protein, with the protein MLTVIPQEEDNLNPSVEERLNAMGLELPEVIPPVAAYVPAVRTGNLVFTAGQLPFLKGVLLHTGKVGADLTAEEAARSARLCALNCLAAVKAVIGSLDRIVRIVKVTGFVNGAAGFTGQPAVLNGASEFFKQVFGTAGEHARSAVGVAELPLNAPVEVEIIVEVEA; encoded by the coding sequence ATGCTGACGGTCATTCCCCAGGAGGAAGACAATCTCAACCCCTCAGTAGAAGAACGACTCAACGCCATGGGCCTCGAACTCCCGGAAGTCATCCCGCCGGTGGCCGCCTACGTCCCCGCGGTCCGGACAGGCAATCTCGTCTTTACGGCCGGTCAACTGCCCTTCCTGAAAGGTGTGCTGCTTCACACCGGCAAGGTCGGCGCCGACCTGACCGCAGAAGAAGCGGCCCGATCCGCCCGCCTCTGCGCCTTGAACTGCCTGGCCGCCGTCAAAGCCGTGATCGGCAGCCTCGACCGGATCGTCCGCATCGTCAAAGTGACCGGCTTCGTCAACGGCGCCGCCGGCTTCACCGGCCAGCCTGCCGTCCTCAACGGCGCATCGGAGTTCTTCAAGCAGGTCTTCGGCACCGCAGGCGAACACGCCCGTTCCGCTGTCGGCGTGGCTGAACTGCCGCTGAACGCGCCCGTCGAGGTGGAGATCATCGTTGAGGTGGAGGCGTAG
- a CDS encoding copper amine oxidase N-terminal domain-containing protein, which translates to TFLIFVYSSTVYALQTPKVLLDGRELFFDVPPIIENGRILVPVRAIFEELGANLTWKGITQPIIASKGNTTIELQVGSYTSFKNGKQIILDVPPRVINDRTLVPLRFVSEALDAEVNWNSYTHTVSINSQVSEPPSYKLPISEKKTTQTEEIETPSLPADYSSSSSMQKPTQTKEIETWSLPPDNNSSSTQQKNSQNNESGSTGSPNTNVDSNSSSSQSPATPKPTSPSTGEINSSGIDIPQSYKDRDANFNNSPSTSGGTSSPVATPDRDSLPTPATPKTTTDTSLGTGSGNVNSQDYMNRPPQF; encoded by the coding sequence TTACATTTTTAATTTTTGTTTACTCTTCGACTGTCTATGCGTTACAAACTCCTAAAGTACTTTTAGATGGTAGAGAACTATTCTTCGATGTCCCTCCGATAATCGAAAACGGAAGAATCTTAGTACCTGTTCGAGCGATTTTTGAAGAGTTGGGCGCCAATTTAACATGGAAAGGTATTACGCAACCAATAATTGCCTCGAAAGGAAATACAACCATTGAACTGCAAGTTGGTAGTTACACTTCTTTTAAAAACGGTAAACAAATAATTCTAGATGTTCCCCCAAGAGTAATAAATGATCGTACATTAGTACCATTACGTTTTGTTAGTGAAGCCTTAGATGCTGAAGTAAATTGGAACTCTTATACACATACAGTATCCATAAATTCTCAAGTTTCCGAACCTCCCTCATACAAGCTACCCATTTCTGAAAAAAAGACAACACAAACTGAGGAAATTGAGACACCTTCCTTGCCTGCCGATTATAGCTCGTCATCTTCCATGCAAAAACCTACACAAACTAAAGAGATTGAGACCTGGTCGTTACCTCCGGATAACAATTCGTCATCTACTCAACAAAAAAATAGCCAAAATAATGAATCCGGTTCCACGGGCTCTCCTAATACTAATGTAGATTCAAACTCCTCATCATCCCAATCTCCGGCAACCCCAAAACCCACTTCGCCAAGCACGGGAGAAATAAACAGTAGTGGGATAGATATCCCCCAAAGCTACAAAGATAGAGATGCTAATTTTAATAATTCTCCGAGCACATCGGGGGGCACCTCCAGTCCCGTAGCAACCCCGGATCGCGATTCACTTCCAACTCCGGCAACTCCTAAAACCACAACCGATACCTCACTTGGTACGGGTAGTGGAAATGTCAATTCGCAAGACTATATGAACAGACCCCCTCAATTTTAA